cccatgaggagaaaaatcaacatcattcctgtaaacaagttcattctgtgagaacccatgggacttggaatagaagtcataacataatcaggacttataaacaacaggtgttaccctataataaAATCTGCAATTACATCCCTCAGCTGGAGTCAAANCAGGAACCTGTGAAACAGCCTCACAGCCAGTATGTGCCAACCTGAGAATGGGCGTTGCAGATGTATTTCTTACATGTGCAGCACACAACTTTCGTCTTGCAGTCCTTCTTCCAGGGACAGAACTggcaccttttttcttttgactgacccagctgcagcctcaggtGGATCAGGACAAGATTCAGTTTCCTGAACAGCTTCCATAATGGCTGCAGAGGCGTCTGTGCGGGGCAGGCGCTCCCTTCTCTCAATGCACGGGGTGACAAGAGTCTTTCCCAACTGCTCGAGGAACAtccttctcttgtttttcttccctgacATCCAGGTCCGGTTGATCTTCTGCCATCTCACAAAGGCATTATATGAGGACATCAATAATGTTATGGCAGATGACCAGGGGCCAGCGTGCAGTCATCCTTCTGCAGCTGTATGTTCCAATCACCTTGTCGAGGTTGTCTACGTTTATGGTCAAGGATGACGGCAGGCTTCCTGTCCAACGATCACTGATTTCAGCCATCTTGTGCAGTGTGGTCAGCAGGGCCTCGTTCTTGTTCCATTTTGGAACATAAGAAACAAGAGTGTTGGTGGGAGTGAAGGCAAACTTTGATAAGAAGACCGTTCTGCCTCTTGTTGCAAGGAGTGCAGGGGGGAGTTAAGGCTTATTCTTTCGAACAGTGCCAACCATGGTCATCTTCCTTTTCAGGAGCTTCTGGTCGAGTTCATAGGAGGTGAAAAAGTTGTCACATGTGACATTGTGCCCCCTCAGTCCAAGTGTCAATTCAAGCACAGCCTGCATCCCCTGGTTCTTCTCTGGTTCTCCACTCGGCAgcttccctgtgtgtgtgtgtattaaagAGGGTTTGTGTGTGgcctttaaacttttttctggtgtttaaatgttttaataattcacAGGTCAACAATGACCCATAACTAGTTAATCCTTTGTAGATGTTcatatgattactttctttacggcatgaaattttattttatgaggaaaaaaatatttcacccTAGTTTTGGGAGCTTGGGGGGTCCTCATAATATATCAATCAGAAAATGCGCCCCCCCACCAGATTTTGGTTTGTTGCCTCAGGGCAACAAGATGCTTAAAGGCTACTAAAACACCAAGGGTTTCTACATTATTTAATAAGTGGAATGAGGACCAAACAAGCAATGAATATATTAGAAGAAGTTTCATttccataaaaacaacaatttcaaCAAACAGCCAGAAATGGTTGATCAGTTAGTGCATTAGAGATTagctgcagtgtgtgtttatgtttctggATGTGTGACCAGTGGTCGGATTTTGTGGAGTTGATCAACATTTTCTCCTTGTCTCGTTTCATTGGTGTTGAAGTGCAGGGATTTTTTTTGATGAACTCCCATCTGTTTAGTGCCATGGTGTCAGCTACCTGGGACACTCGGGTGGCTTTGTTCCAAAACATGCAGGTGCCTGGTAATCCAAACAACCACATGTACACTGCTGTATCCATGAATTGCTCCGGTTCTTTTGTAGTGAGGTTAAGGGGCGTGTTGGTGTCACACTAAAGGGCAAATAAATTTGACTGCTCTACAACTACTTCCAGaatgtcttcagaaaaaaaaacatcttgaagtAATTGTAGGGGGAATTGATATTGTCTGATTTTAGAAGGTTTGCCTGCCAATCTGTGTAATCAGTGATGTTGGCACTGTGGGGTGTTCTCCAACAAGGTAAGTGTGGAACATCTTCCTGTGATActtcatcatcttcattttccttttcatcCACAGACTCATTGTCATCAGGCAGGTCATCTGTTTTCAAAAGAAACCAGGAAGCATAAAATTAGAATTGGTGACATATACCTCTCTTCACCCACTGATGCActcacacgcatacacacatgGCATAGCAGGTtgtaaacttcctgtttgttcaggAGTTTCTGGCATGACACACACtccacaacacaacacacaccccacaacacaacacacactctacaacacacacacactcctcatcTTTAAAGTTccagcttctttaaaaacacgCCCTGTTTCAAAGAAATGATCAGAATGCCGTCGAGTCAGTGAGCCTTTTAAATTCCTCAACAGGAGAGGCTGTCAAATAaagtttgttggtgtttttaaaaaatcgtGTCACAAATGTTTCTTAAGAACCTTTAGAATCATCTCAGCTGGGGACAGGAGGCAGAATgtgtctctgttaaagtcaatgaaaataaagtttagattattcaaataaactgcaacaaaatgaTGTTCATAATGTGGACTTATAGAAAAACCTGATGTTGAACAGAAAACCTTATTAATGATCTGGTAAAGGCAGGAGTGGTTCTTATAAACTGATGTTTGACTAACAGAACATGTCAGACATGAACTCATCTGATTtctggaaaacagaaacaggaaacaccaGCTGATCCAGTTCTTTAAGAACTCAGAGAAACTTCAGACACCAGTTTGAGCTCCATGGAAGAGGATCAAATCCAGTCCGGCTCACGGTGAGTTGAACATTACTCTTATTTTCCTGTCAGTCTGGGGGTTTTCTCTCTTTGGAGGAAAATGAGGCAGAACTCAGTTTGATTTCCAGTCCACTGAACCATTTTGGAGACACTTGaaggctgattttatttaatctttttgtcttacttcctgttctctgtttggattttagttcatgttaaagtcattttgtgaaaaaaatatcagaGCATGCTGGGTATTTATCCTTGAAAAGATGAAATTAAatcatctttttgtgttttatggcaGGAATATCAAATTTTCTaaggtttaattaaagttatttcCTGTTCCTGTCCATTGGTGGGCCATAAATATTACTTCTAAAATATTGTGTACTTGTACTACTGCATAATATGTTTGTTGTTCACCACCATGAAAAacaggcaatcatgtaatttcTTGTTCGCTTTCCTTCATGTtagctaaaatattttgtgaactaTTGAATGCATTTGattgaaactgtcagaaagtcgTGATTGGCTGTAtctataaatgattaattattgcagaaaccagattcaagatggctgctgcacgTAACGAAGCTTAGGAAACAGATTTGACTATAactgtcagtttgacagatgttgagctaaaacttggtgtggtagaagctgagagttaTCTTCAAGGTTTGTTCAAAAGGCTAAAAGTCCATTGTGTCTTATCATAACATGATTTAAGCCTGAAggcgggtgacaagcattccttcagggacTGCCAGGCCTTTTATTCATAGTCTGTAATAACATTAAAACtaacatgtattaatggttaaATGCTTCAAtcagtttattgtaaaatatggttttaatATGAATTAAATGATGATTTAATCATTAAAGCATTATAATGTaatctgtaataaaacaaacagatggatgATTATTAATCTGTTCATGGGATCTACTCTGGATTCGTTTAGCAGAACTGGACATTTACTAACTTTGACTAAACACAGTTTGTAAattcacttcttcttctttctttgaaggaatacatCTCACTTGTTACCTTGTGtgcaaaacttttaaacacagattccTGTgatctgtcagagctcagagtgtgtgttaaggacgactctcagctaccaccacagcaaacctcagctcagtgtctgtagaACTAACTGACTTAGAGACATGTtagtgttggctaaggtcaactagctgtggcagccatctttaatcaagttgttcagttgtagatgtacctccagtgattaatttatgaaactaatttattcggtagatattttgctaacagccaaaaAAACCATTGTGGTGGGCAATAAATCATTCTCTGAAAATCTAATGTAGTCACTTTACACCTGAATGTGTTTATCACCTGCTCCATGAAAGGGGGGTAATCATGTaactctgtgttcatttgtttgtcgtTCTAGTTTCTGTCTCAGACTGACTGAAGACCAGAAGATGGACAATTGTGAGGAGAAAACATCTCCAggatccatctgtctgtccatgAAGAGTGACTGTTCCATAGGTATTCCTCCAGAATTCAGTCCTGAACCTGGACCCTCAGACACACCTGGACCCTCAGACACACCTGGACCCTCAGACACACCTGGACCCTCAGACACACAGTAGGAAAACTGTTTCTGAGTCAAATGATTCCTcagagggaaacaaaacaagatttcaACTTTTAGAACTGGTAGACATaaagttttgacatttaaaaaaattatttttcatttaaacaaaatgtagctATGATGTCATGGCtcaaaaagacagtttttaaagatCTGTTGTTGATCATtgataactaaaaataactttgaaTCGTCTGTAGGAGCAGTTTTCTTCAAagtgatttagtttttatcGGTGGTTGAAATTTGGTCTATATAAAGTTAcaattttaacacatttattgttttctataTAAATAAGACTATATAAGAATACAGCTTGGAGTTGTCCACAGACAGAACAATGACAGCCTGAAGGTCAGCgaggttctgtttcctgtctctgACAGTTCAGGGGTTctagtggatggattttagcaacagttttctCTTCCTTCTGGAGTCAGAGTGAAGCAGCAGAACTGATCTGATCAACACTTCCTGTTGTTCCAGCTCTTCATCAGTAAATGTCTTcacagaaagaggaagaggagtggtgttgatgaggaggagcagctgtccTGCTGTTCTTTGTGTCAGGACGTCCTGAAGGATCCAGTCTCTACCAGCTGTGGACACAGGTTCTGCAGATGCTGCATCACCTCATACTGGGACCACTCAGGACCGTCCTCCTGTCCCCAGTGTGGACAAAGATCCAGAACCAGTACTGGACTGCAGACAGCCAGTCAGAGCAGCTGTGTCCAAGGTAAGACATTTCTGTCAACCTGTTGTTTTAATACAGACACATTGCTGAAGTTTTAAGAGCTTTAGAAAGATCCTTCAGATTTAAGCACCAATCAAATGTTggagtttctgctgcagcattcagatctgctctgtTTTTCATCAGATGTTGGTCTGCAGGAGGTTTTAGATGAACATCAGATCAGTCTGAGGAGGAGATGTGAACGTGTGACTGAAGGAAgtgatgaaacaggaagtagaaccCTCCTGAACAGGATCTACACTGAGCTCTACATCACAGAGGGACAGAGTGAAGAGGTTAATACCCAACATGAGGTGAGGCAGCTGGAGACAGCCTCCAAGAAGAGCCTCCATGAGACTCCAATCAGGTGCCAGGACATCTTTAAAGCCTTACCTGAGCAACATGGATCCATCAGAGTGGTTCTGACCAACGGCGTCGCTGGTGTTGGAAAAACCTTCTCGGTGCAGAAGTTCACTCTGGACTGGGCCGAGGGCTCGGAGAACCAAGATGTCAGTGTGGTGGTTCTGCTGTCGTTCAGGGAGCTGAACTTGGTCAGAGATGAGCAGCACAGTCTTCTCACGCTGCTCCATGTTTTCCATCCAACATTACAGAAGCTGCCAGCAGAGAAGCTGGCTGTCTGTAAACTTCTCTTCATCTTTGACGGCCTGGATGAAAGCAGACTTTCACTGGATTTCACCAACAGCCAGCTGCTTTCTGACGTCACACAGAAGTCATCGGTCAACGTGCTGCTGACAAACCTCATCGAGGGGAACCTGCTTCCCTCGGCTCTGGTCTGGATCACTTCCCGacctgcagcagccaatcagatccctCCTTCATGTGTGGACAGGCTAACAGAAGTACGAGGCTTCACTGACGCCCAGAAGGAGGAGTACTTCAGGAGGAGGTTCAGTGATGAAGAGCTGTCCAACAAAATCATCTCCCACATCAAGACATCCAGGAGCCTCCACATCATGTGTGGAATCCCAGTCTTCTGCTGGATCACTGCTACTGTTCTGGACCACATGTTGATCACAGAGCAGAGAAGAGAGCTGCCCAAGACCATGACTGACATGTACTCACACTTCCTGCTGGTTcagacaaagaggaagaagaacaaGTACCATGAAGGACCTGAGAGGAGTCCACAGGAGCTGACAGAGGCTGACAGAGAAGTTCTTCTGAAGCTGGGGAGGCTGGCGTTTGAACATCTGGAAGAAGGAAACATCATGTTCTACCAGGAAGACCTGGAGCTGTGTGGTCTTGATGCCACAGAGGCCTCAGTGTACTCAGGAGTTTGTACAGAGATCTTCCAAAGAGAGTGTGTAATCTTCCAGAAACCAGTTTACTGCTTTGTTCATCTGAGCGTTCAGGAGTTTCTGGCTGCAGTCTACATGTTCCACTATTTCACCAACAGGAACATGGAGGTGATAAAGAGGTTTCTGGGAGAAGACTGCAGTTACTCATCTCTGGATGACCTCCTGTACGGAGTTATGATTAAATCCCTCCTCAGTAAAAATGGCCACCTGGACCTGTTTGTTCGCTTCCTTCATGGCCTCTCTGAGGAGTCCAACCAGAGACTCTTAGGAGGCCTACTGGGTCAGACAGAGAACAGTCCAGGAACCATCCAGAGAGTCATCAACAACCTGAAGAAGATGAACAGTAAGAAAATCTCTCCAGACAGAAGCATCAACATCTTCCAGTGTCTGATGGAAATGAAGGACCTCTCAGTTTATCAGGAGATCCAAGAGTTCCTGAAGTCAGAGAACAGATCAGAGACGGAACTCTCAGAGATCCAATGTTCAGCTCTGGCCTACATGCTGCAGATGTCAGAGGAGGTTCTGGATGAGGTGGACCTGAAGAAGTACAACACATCGAGAGAGGGACGTTGGAGACTGATTCCAGCTGTGAGGAACTGCAGGAAGTTTCTGTGAGTCCAGATGTGTTCCAGTggcagctggtggagttttctccagggggggctataaatccaaaatagacatataccaaaggttttggtatatgtctattatgtgatacttTAGGGGGtttcacaccagtgtatttacatgaattaaaacaacaaaagcaacattatataATTAcatataatgtacatataaatacacatatgcacaagtgcttcctgaacacaccaatacttacaaagaccgAGGTCTCCCAAGGTACAAGCCTGtcggacacatttagcgtttataagatctgttttctcccttatttttctcAACTTTACtagagaaaatacgtcaaagttctttttatggtgagagcactcactacgtcacgtattcttaacgtacaatataacgaaggtcggatgtctcactccgattagaattcaaaaccaaacattctaacaggttttagcataaattttcttaaactaattattaactatgaacgtAATTATTACCTTGTGtgtgtaacttagtcacgtaatgaacttattgctgtctttgaaaaaaaggcagcacacccgcggctcgacttttcaatcaggcaaactttctgacagacggatgtgacatCAGCCCTCATGGTGGGAGTCCCCATAGACATGAATGTGGGATGTGGATGTGGGATGTGGGATGTGGAATGTGGGAGTCCCATGCTCCGGCCGCGGGAggcggtgaaatgtaaacatcaatgacttatatggatgaccatataagtcattggtaaACACAGCTGGattcagcagctctgggcgcaggagaggtcttttgtattgaagaggagctatTGCACATGTACAatttttaacgagagtctatggacaaagatttttgcgccccggggcggaaatacgtcaccaatcagacaatgTCGAAGAATGAAACAACTTatcattaaatataaaatatttatcttacacaactaatatatatatatatatatatatatatatatatatatttcgaaatatttttatttgactatttaatttttttttttttttacatcttattcaaggtaacgtgagtggtggggcggcgcccttgcgccctctattggccagccgccactgacGTGTTCATTCCCATCATCAGTCAGTGTCGATCAGCAGTTTGAATTATTAGTAGTAGTTATTGGAGCCATGGGGGAATTCTGTTTGGATCAAGTTAGAGACACTTTTTAATCTTCATcagatgaaacattttcttAGAAATTACTGAACAAGTttacagggtcaaaggtcaacttAGAAATGTTGTATTCCTCTCATGTTGTTCATGTGGATAGATGTGGATTTGGTCGACAAACATCTGCtgagtttaaacagaaacatcaaaccttttaaataatgtgGATAAAAAGAGCTCAAAGTTCAGATTGAGCTCAAAGTTGGAGGTAAAAAGTCAACCCTCTGCTGTCCTCTTTCTGGATGAAAGTTTAGTTGAGTTTGAACTTGATTTCTTTAGTTCCTTTTGAAGAAGACAACATAAATCCATCCCTGCTGTCTGAAGTCTGTCCACACAGAGCTCAGAGTCTGACAGGAACCAGATGAAGTCCTCCTGGGTCTCAGCTCGCTGCAAAAATTCGAGTCCTgaacagaactggtttctgaatcCCTGTCCTGGTGGAGTTCTGACCATTACTGTCCCCTACAGGTTCATCTGAATAGATTCACACAATACTTCCacagatttgatgttttctgttttcattttctcttccaAACATGTTCAGACTGTTTGCAGTGAGGTTGTATGAAGTCCTTTTGAGTAATCAgagtcttacctgcagcagacagcagtcataTCTCAGTGTAGAAAAGCAGGAAGTTATGCTAACAGGCTAACCCAGCTAGCAGCTGCTAAAACACGACAGAACAAATTTCTGTTAGCTGAAACATCTCAAAGCTCCTGAACAAATGTTACATGGTGGACTTTTCCAGCAGTTGACTTTGGCCTCAGATGGTTGAGAAAATTGAGTCAAAGAGTCAAATATTTGTCTGTgagtttgtgaggtttaaataGTTTGAATCTTCCTGTAAACTTGATTTGTTGACTCCATGACTCTGAAGCATTGGCCCATGTCTCCCCTGCAGCTGAACAATAACCCCAAGCTTGATATCAGCAGCATTTTCCTGCGTGTGGACGTGAACAGTTGGAGCTGACAGGAACAGGAAGCAAAGAGATCATCTTTCCAGCTGGAACTGTTCACTGAGTTGAACTCAGTCCAAATGTTctgagctgaaatgaaaagtAGAAGAGTCCAAGTGTTTTTCTAAAGCAGACGTCTTGATTCTGACTCTGGATCAGATCCCACTGACAGACTGTGGACATGATGGAAGCAGAAATGTAACACCATGTTCCCTCCTTCATCTGcagattaaagcaaaacaaagattcTCATTAAAAGAGACTAAAGAGATTCACTGTGTCATGTCAAACACAGTCGGATGGGATGAGATGAAGCCCAGATGTGAAGAGCAGATGTTCATCTGATGATGACATCAATGTTTAGTCATCAGATGGTTTCAATCTGTGTTTATCAGAGAGATTGGCTGATTTTATTACAACTGACTTTACTTTTTCTATCATTACAGAGCTGCTGATGCTGTACTCTCAAAGACTCACTGTGAAGTTGTGtcctcagctctgaagtccaactCCTCCCATCTGACACAATTGGACCTGAGTTTAAACCACCGCCTGACTGCTGCTGGAGTGAAGCATCTGCGTTCTGGACTGGAGAGTCCAAACTGTAGACTGGAGGTTCTGAGGTCAGttcactgcagctgttggaggttTTCTATGTTTGTCCAGCTAAAATCATTCACTGATACTTcaaaatttattgatttataaatgtttcattcagTTGAACAGTTGAACATTTGGAGCACCTTAGATCAGCTCTGGGTCAGAATCTAAAATCCTGGTTCTTGTCAAACCTGGTCTAAATTCTTCTTCACTGAATCCAAACTCATGATAACCCAGTTTGTGATTTCTGAAATCTatctgtgtaaaagtaaaaaaggctttaatgtttgttgtctTGGAGACCACCTGAGGTCAGGTCAAAAACCTCCAAACTTAGAAAGTTCAAACTGGAGTTTTGATCAGATGTATCTGTAGTATTTTGACTTTCTGATTCTGCTCTTGCTGCTCTTGCTGCATGTGTTGGTTTTGGATGAATTATTTGATGTGCACGTgcagttttatgtgtttgaaactgtatttttattcttgttggAAAACACACTGGGCTGCTGtgcatgaaatgttttctacaaataaagtttgactcgACTCAGAGCAGATTTGACAAGGACCAGGATTTTAGATTTGACATTAATTTGTGTGAAATTTATGTcaataatttgtttctgtttaaaccaGCCACAAGgcagcacaagccagtgtatttCTTGTGTTGGTCCCATGCCTGGGTAATTGGTCAGGGTTgtatcaggaagggcatctttcataaaacacttttgccaacaTGTGAGTTCATCCAAGCAGCACCATACCGGATCGATCGAGGCCTAGGTTAACAACAACCACCAccggtgctgttgacaaacagggtgccagCGGAAATTATGCTGCTGTTAGTGGAAGACCACAAGGAGGGACACATGCCAAGAGatagagggagaagaggaaagacaagagtgtaggactgagggtaggaACTCTAAACATAGGAACAATGACAGGCACAGGTAGAGATTTGGCTGATATGATGCagaggaaggtagatgtgttatgtgttcaagagaccaagtggaagggcaACAAGGCATgcagcattggggcagggtttaaaatgttttaccatGATGTGGAtatgaagagaaatggagtagggcTGGTCCtaaaggaggagttagcaaggaatgtagtcgaGGTGGAAAGAGGCTCAGATAGGGGGATGTGTCTGAAGGcagaagtagaaggtctgatgttgaatgttggtgaaggaaacagaggagatgaggaggtgatgggaagttttggtgtcaaggaaaggaaccaggaaggacagatggtggtggattttaccAAGAGGATgaaaatggctgtagtcaacacctattttCAAAAGAGGGAGGAATACAGGGTGACCTAttagagtggaggcaggaggacaCAGGttgactacattctgtgtagaagagttAACCTGAGGGAGACTGTgaactgtaaggttgtggcagggagagtgtggccagacagcatcagatggtggtgCGGAGGATGACTGTTGtagtgaagaggaggaaaagagtaaaggcagagaagaggaccaaatggtggaagttgaggaaagAAGAATGTTGTGAGTAGTTTAGAAAAGAGCTATTAAAGgatctgggtggtaagaaagagcttccagatgactgggctactacagccacagtgattagagagacaggtaggaaggtacttggtgtgtcatctggacagagacaGTGTTGCCAGGTCAGAAATGTAGGACCATCGTACcagagacataaaattatcGTATTTTGAGGGAAATTATTGTTACCTGtcataaccaaaataacaagtCTATTGATGTGCTGAAGTCACTCTAGTGTTGAATAGTGTCTGACagcagtggtggagaaagtactcaaacaatgtacttaagtaaaagtacaaatacacatacagaaatgtactcaagtaaaagtaaaagtaccaccttaacatttgtacttaagtaaaagtaagaaagtactggcttttaaaactacttaagtattaaaagtaaaagtacttgtcgactgtattacctaaaggctaatacAATGTCCTTAAGTGTACCTatcgtatttaattttaatacatcagtaatgtatcattttaatgaacaatgctgatgatttgttgcttacagctaatgaaaNNNNNNNNNNNNNNNNNNNNNNNNNNNNNNNNNNNNNNNNNNNNNNNNNNNNNNNNNNNNNNNNNNNNNNNNNNNNNNNNNNNNNNNNNNNNNNNNNNNNTCacctttttgtaattatgtacaatgattattattattcaccgAATTTAACTTGATTGTACATaatgatgattattattattataaaggtacaggacttcaaggacttagggttgactgtccaggaaaacagggagtgtggtaaataaaaacagaaaatcaaactgTATTAAGTGTAAAGGCCATTAAATAATtaggttttactttaaaaagggTCATTTGCgttcatagcgcttttattttgtgatttttagtACACCCGAaagtgctttattttgaaggacatgcatgtttgcagtttttgtaGCTTGAATGTAAACATTTCAATGGCAAAGGGAGAGAACGGAGCGTGACGCAGAGTTCAAATGAAGTTTAGTAAAAAGGGTAAAGGTTTAGCTCCAGAACAAGGTAATTGTTTGactaattaaaacattattagaAGCACAACACAGGCTGATCAATGTCATTTAAACAATATTGGAAGCAGTAGAATGATGTTTCAATTTCTTCTATGTGTGTTTACCATTCTTGCTCTTAGGTTGGTTGAAGTGTGACATGTGTTAAAAAGGTTTCAATAAAAGAAACTTTATAACCATCAGTAAGGCTTATCTTTGCTCAGCTGGGAGCTAGATTAATatttttcatccattttaaattataaaacataaaccagctccttatttaaatgaatcttttgtgttttataataaaaatcaaataatccCTGCTTGATGGTATTGATCTAacattaggtgtggtagtagctgagagtcctcctcaacacagactctgagctctaacagatcagcTGAGATCTCAGAATATCACGAGATCGTTCAGAacgttatttccaaggtttgaccaaaacgctccaactttctcatcatcagatgatcttagtgtcaAACTGTTGGattaaaggcggcgggtgatatgcattccttcaaggaatgctaggcctttaactgattgtgtttttgtggctctGACATCCAGTAAAACTAATTGTGTCCAGTTGAATAATTGAGTTCATATTTCAGATTTAACCTGCATCCTATTGGCTTCAGctcacagcttttattctttattcagattGAGGGGCTGCAAGTTGTCAAAGATCAGCTGTGCTTCTGtgggctcagctctgaagtccaacccttcccatctgacagaactggacctgagtGAGAATCACCTGTCTGACTCTGGAGTGAAGGAGCTCTGTGGTTTCCTGGAGAGTCCAAACTGTAGACTGGAGGTTCTGAGGTCAGttcactgcagctgttggaggttTTCTATGTTTGTCCAACTAAAATCATTCACTGATGCTTCAGACTTTATTgattaataaatgtttcattcagTTGAACAGTTGAACATTTGGAGCACCTTAGATCAGCTCTGGGTCAGAATCTAAAATCCTGGTTCTTGTCAAACCTGNNNNNNNNNNNNNNNNNNNNNNNNNNNNNNNNNNNNNNNNNNNNNNNNNNNNNNNNNNNNNNNNNNNNNNNNNNNNNNNNNNNNNNNNNNNNNNNNNNNNNNNNNNNNNNNNNNNNNNNNNNNNNNNNNNNNNNNNNNNNNNNNNNNNNNNNNNNNNNNNNNNNNNNNNNNNNNNNNNNNNNNNNNNNNNNNNNNNNNNNNNNNNNNNNNNNNNNNNNNNNNNNNNNNNNNNNNNNNNNNNNNNNNNNNNNNNNNNNNNNNNNNNNNNNNNNNNNNNNNNNNNNNNNN
The sequence above is a segment of the Kryptolebias marmoratus isolate JLee-2015 unplaced genomic scaffold, ASM164957v2 Scaffold114, whole genome shotgun sequence genome. Coding sequences within it:
- the LOC108229178 gene encoding NLR family CARD domain-containing protein 3-like isoform X4 — encoded protein: MEEDQIQSGSRFCLRLTEDQKMDNCEEKTSPGSICLSMKSDCSIGIPPEFSPEPGPSDTPGPSDTPGPSDTPGPSDTRKRKRSGVDEEEQLSCCSLCQDVLKDPVSTSCGHRFCRCCITSYWDHSGPSSCPQCGQRSRTSTGPDVGLQEVLDEHQISLRRRCERVTEGSDETGSRTLLNRIYTELYITEGQSEEVNTQHEVRQLETASKKSLHETPIRCQDIFKALPEQHGSIRVVLTNGVAGVGKTFSVQKFTLDWAEGSENQDVSVVVLLSFRELNLVRDEQHSLLTLLHVFHPTLQKLPAEKLAVCKLLFIFDGLDESRLSLDFTNSQLLSDVTQKSSVNVLLTNLIEGNLLPSALVWITSRPAAANQIPPSCVDRLTEVRGFTDAQKEEYFRRRFSDEELSNKIISHIKTSRSLHIMCGIPVFCWITATVLDHMLITEQRRELPKTMTDMYSHFLLVQTKRKKNKYHEGPERSPQELTEADREVLLKLGRLAFEHLEEGNIMFYQEDLELCGLDATEASVYSGVCTEIFQRECVIFQKPVYCFVHLSVQEFLAAVYMFHYFTNRNMEVIKRFLGEDCSYSSLDDLLYGVMIKSLLSKNGHLDLFVRFLHGLSEESNQRLLGGLLGQTENSPGTIQRVINNLKKMNSKKISPDRSINIFQCLMEMKDLSVYQEIQEFLKSENRSETELSEIQCSALAYMLQMSEEVLDEVDLKKYNTSREGRWRLIPAVRNCRKFLAADAVLSKTHCEVVSSALKSNSSHLTQLDLSLNHRLTAAGVKHLRSGLESPNCRLEVLRLRGCKLSKISCASVGSALKSNPSHLTELDLSENHLSDSGVKELCGFLESPNCRLEVLRLERCSLSEISCASVGSALKSNPSHLMELDLRRNNLKYPDVQQLLDLVESPDYKLQTVRSVDGLSEFCKPAASPQ
- the LOC108229178 gene encoding NLR family CARD domain-containing protein 3-like isoform X2; translation: MEEDQIQSGSRFCLRLTEDQKMDNCEEKTSPGSICLSMKSDCSIGIPPEFSPEPGPSDTPGPSDTPGPSDTPGPSDTRKRKRSGVDEEEQLSCCSLCQDVLKDPVSTSCGHRFCRCCITSYWDHSGPSSCPQCGQRSRTSTGPDLLCFSSDVGLQEVLDEHQISLRRRCERVTEGSDETGSRTLLNRIYTELYITEGQSEEVNTQHEVRQLETASKKSLHETPIRCQDIFKALPEQHGSIRVVLTNGVAGVGKTFSVQKFTLDWAEGSENQDVSVVVLLSFRELNLVRDEQHSLLTLLHVFHPTLQKLPAEKLAVCKLLFIFDGLDESRLSLDFTNSQLLSDVTQKSSVNVLLTNLIEGNLLPSALVWITSRPAAANQIPPSCVDRLTEVRGFTDAQKEEYFRRRFSDEELSNKIISHIKTSRSLHIMCGIPVFCWITATVLDHMLITEQRRELPKTMTDMYSHFLLVQTKRKKNKYHEGPERSPQELTEADREVLLKLGRLAFEHLEEGNIMFYQEDLELCGLDATEASVYSGVCTEIFQRECVIFQKPVYCFVHLSVQEFLAAVYMFHYFTNRNMEVIKRFLGEDCSYSSLDDLLYGVMIKSLLSKNGHLDLFVRFLHGLSEESNQRLLGGLLGQTENSPGTIQRVINNLKKMNSKKISPDRSINIFQCLMEMKDLSVYQEIQEFLKSENRSETELSEIQCSALAYMLQMSEEVLDEVDLKKYNTSREGRWRLIPAVRNCRKFLAADAVLSKTHCEVVSSALKSNSSHLTQLDLSLNHRLTAAGVKHLRSGLESPNCRLEVLRLRGCKLSKISCASVGSALKSNPSHLTELDLSENHLSDSGVKELCGFLESPNCRLEVLRLERCSLSEISCASVGSALKSNPSHLMELDLRRNNLKYPDVQQLLDLVESPDYKLQTVRSVDGLSEFCKPAASPQ